From the genome of Aspergillus oryzae RIB40 DNA, chromosome 4:
TTTTCAAGGTGCTTTCGGTCAACAAAGCCCTCAGTATTCAAGCGCACCCGAACAAGAAGCTCGCAGAGAAACTCCATGCTAGAGATCCTCGCAATTATCCAGGTAAACAATAAAGCCCAAGCATGTGGATGGTTGATTGTACTCTGGATTTACTAAAATGATCTATGCAGATGACAACCACAAGCCCGAGATGACCATCGCAATTACCCCGTTCGAAGGACTCTGTGGCTTCCGCCCCTTAGCGGAGATCTCCCATTTTCTCAACGCCGTGGCACCACTCCGTCAGTTGATTGGAACAGATGCAGTCGACCAATTTCTGGGCGCAGTCAAGGGCTCCGAGGATTCGGAGGATCCCACTGTCAtgcagaaaaacaaggatgcTTTGCGGATCGTGTTCACCGCGCTGATGAACTCATCATCCGAAAACATCGAGGCAGCTACAAAAGAGCTCACTGCTGCGGCCCAAAACTCCCCTGAAACATTTGGCACTTCTGCTAGCACTCCTGAGACAAACCCTAGCAACCCAGCGGAACTGGCAGCTGTTATCACACGTCTCAACGGGCAGTTCCCTAACGATATCGGCCTGtttgtgttcttcttccttaaCTTCGTCAAGCTTGCACCGGGTGAGGCCATGTTTTTGAAGGCCGACGACATTCATGCCTACGTTTCCGGCGACATCATCGAGTGCATGGCGTCTTCCGACAACGTCGTGCGGGCTGGCTTCACACCCAAGTTCAAGGATGTGGATACTTTGACCGACATGCTGACATACTCCTATGCTCCCATTGAGGAACAGAAGCTAGAACCTAAGGAATACCCGTACGCGATTCTGAACGCCTCAGCATACTCAAGCGCCTCGTCGTCCATGCTCTATGACCCCCCTATTGAGGAATTCAGTGTGGTGAAGACCGATCTCAAGCGAACTGGCGCCAAGGCTACTTTCGACGCTCTGGGAGGGCCTAGCATCTTGATCTGTACCGGAGGCACCGGAAAGATCACCGTCGGCCATAAGACCGAGGAAGTCAAGGAGGGCTATGTGTTCTTTGTCGGTGCCGATGCCGAGTGTATCATTGAGAACACTGGTTCTGGGGCTGATGAGGGAAATGTATTTACGACCTTCAAGGCATTCTGTGATCTTACCGGTAAGGAAGACATGGTGAACGGCCACTAAACTATTACTTAACAGCATTGAATGGATGTAAAAATAACTACAGCAATATGACTTATAATAGTTCCCCTTGCATCTGTTATCTTGCCATaatcaaacaaaagaaacaaacctGAACTCACTCGGCCCGTAACAGCCgaggtaaaaagaagaagctcgttAACATCAATCTACTTTCTCAAGATCTACTTCAGCTGCGGGgattctcctcttcaggcAACCAGCTTAGTCTTTCAGCTCCGGTATTTCACTCACCTCTCGaaattcttctttctccgcGACTATTTcaattcttttctctttccctcaaCATACCCACGTATCAAGCTCAATAATACCCCAATGACCTCCACCTCAATCTCCCTCTGGGAGAGGGTAGATCTCATGCATGGTCAATTGACCGTTCTAGGCACAGCTCTCTATAACGCCATCACAGGTATCTTCCGAGGCCAAAGCGGTGCATCAGGATACGGGCTCCACATCGGCAACGCAGCGTTGAGAAAACTATGCAATAGACTGAGCGCAGAACAGTTCCAGTACGTAATCCCTGCTCTGAAAACATACCTCGATCGACACTAACAAGCTAAATAAAAAGATACATGAACGGCCCCACAAGGTCCGTCTACGAGACAGCCTTGCAGAAAAAAGGACTTCAACCCGAAACAGTCCCTCTCAAACACGGTGCACAAGGCCACTGGATCGGAAACAAGAATGCCAAAAATGTGGTCATCTATTACCATGGTATGTTATATCTGCTATCTTTCGTACCCTTCTATTGTAACACAACAGCACGTCTTAAGCGTATCGCGCTACACGATGATACTATGCTACACAGAAGAAACCCCGATACATGATATGAACGTAGTACACTAATAACGCACCCAAACAGGCGGCGGATTCGCTGTGCCCGGTGCAGCAGGCCATATGACCTTCTACGGCAGCGTGATCGATACCCTCAACGCAGAAGGCCACGACATAGCCCTCTTCCTGATAACCTACAGCCTCACCCCGCACGCCGTCTACCCGACTCAACTCCGGCAGGCCGTGGAAGCCCTCCGCTATATCCTCACCGAGACAAACCGTGACCCGGCCAACGTGATCGTCGGCGGCGACTCCGCAGGCGGAAACCTAGCCGTAGCCGTCCTCCTGCATCTGTCACACCCGCATCCCGAGATTGAGCCTCTGTCCGACATAGCGCCCTTAGCGGGGTTGTTTGCCTTCGCGCCGTGGGTGAGTTTCGTCCATGAGGGCGCCTCCATGCAGGAGAATCAGTATAAGGATATGATTGGGCCGGAAATTCTGAATCGGTGGTCGCACATGTATTTGGCCGGGAAGGAGAGCGATGCGTGGAGTGAGCCTAATCGGGCACCGACTGAATGGTGGAGGGATGCGAAAGTGAAGGAAGTGT
Proteins encoded in this window:
- the pmi1 gene encoding mannose-6-phosphate isomerase pmi1 (mannose-6-phosphate isomerase) — protein: MQVPLLRLQCGKIGQESAAARYAATTAAPDFSIESEKPYAELWMGTHPSLPSKDVETQRTLLDMVQDNQALLSKEVSEKYGGKLPFLFKVLSVNKALSIQAHPNKKLAEKLHARDPRNYPDDNHKPEMTIAITPFEGLCGFRPLAEISHFLNAVAPLRQLIGTDAVDQFLGAVKGSEDSEDPTVMQKNKDALRIVFTALMNSSSENIEAATKELTAAAQNSPETFGTSASTPETNPSNPAELAAVITRLNGQFPNDIGLFVFFFLNFVKLAPGEAMFLKADDIHAYVSGDIIECMASSDNVVRAGFTPKFKDVDTLTDMLTYSYAPIEEQKLEPKEYPYAILNASAYSSASSSMLYDPPIEEFSVVKTDLKRTGAKATFDALGGPSILICTGGTGKITVGHKTEEVKEGYVFFVGADAECIIENTGSGADEGNVFTTFKAFCDLTGKEDMVNGH
- a CDS encoding putative 6-hexanolactone hydrolase (predicted protein), whose product is MTSTSISLWERVDLMHGQLTVLGTALYNAITGIFRGQSGASGYGLHIGNAALRKLCNRLSAEQFQYMNGPTRSVYETALQKKGLQPETVPLKHGAQGHWIGNKNAKNVVIYYHGGGFAVPGAAGHMTFYGSVIDTLNAEGHDIALFLITYSLTPHAVYPTQLRQAVEALRYILTETNRDPANVIVGGDSAGGNLAVAVLLHLSHPHPEIEPLSDIAPLAGLFAFAPWVSFVHEGASMQENQYKDMIGPEILNRWSHMYLAGKESDAWSEPNRAPTEWWRDAKVKEVLILAGRDEILFDSINAFVKKFQGRIFWVREDRDLDAMLTDGLGLVGCTEHEVSCRAWGDSCCTGLRRWFYWKGDTAGERIEGVAAVSSLGSSLICRSEAEGKHLERIYYTKHVEY